A region of Zeugodacus cucurbitae isolate PBARC_wt_2022May chromosome 5, idZeuCucr1.2, whole genome shotgun sequence DNA encodes the following proteins:
- the LOC105215477 gene encoding uncharacterized protein LOC105215477 isoform X2, which yields MRAEAPLYVGILQLLGAFLVIIGGIIFTSVPYNYSAILAARYINGIAIGGTTLAFLVHASEIAATENRGFCLWLEQNSMTIGIVIQVVYSSQWTSQVHFAGDRLHGIIAIIFGVLSICCAHFIVESPIFFIRQCDDARALNCLRQLQRPEHAAPQTLQVLLHQLKTYVVETETVEWRDTLVQSPFLRLLLYRSMVAFGFSLPMNEAMKVANLVVLRDYEWQPIVFVILRVGGTFSSLYMFDVTGRKLVSLVALLLTGVLSIAIGGEYVDELSVVSEYHMSVICVLSQVFQFFAGLYAPSSSVYLSEAFPMSLKPYFIAACLTLQQVIHIIVICTFHFNTYSMYVYTLFVGILMLVLFVVFSLTMPETRKTTLGEAQIRFRKLLHLKCC from the exons ATGCGTGCCGAAGCGCCTCTTTATG TTGGCATTTTGCAGTTGCTTGGCGCCTTTCTGGTCATCATTGGTGGCATCATCTTCACCAGTGTGCCGTACAACTACAGCGCCATATTGGCAGCGCGCTACATCAACGGCATCGCGATCGGCGGCACAACGCTGGCATTTCTGGTGCACGCCAGCGAAATAGCGGCCACAGAGAACCGCGGCTTCTGCCTCTGGCTGGAGCAGAACAGCATGACAATCGGCATTGTCATACAGGTCGTCTACAGCTCACAATGGACGTCGCAGGTGCACTTCGCCGGCGATCGCTTGCACGGCATTATTGCCATCATTTTCGGCGTGCTGTCCATTTGCTGTGCGCACTTCATTGTGGAGTCGCCGATCTTCTTCATACGACAATGCGATGATGCGCGTGCGCTCAATTGCTTGCGCCAGCTGCAGCGGCCCGAGCACGCCGCACCGCAAACGCTGCAAGTGCTACTACACCAGCTGAAGACCTATGTGGTGGAGACGGAGACGGTGGAGTGGCGCGATACGCTGGTGCAGAGTCCGTTCCTGCGGCTGCTGCTCTATCGCAGCATGGTCGCGTTCGGCTTTTCGCTGCCCATGAACGAGGCGATGAAGGTGGCCAATTTGGTGGTGTTGCGCGATTATGAGTGGCAGCCCATAGTATTCGTCATACTACGCGTGGGCGGCACCTTCTCGTCGCTGTACATGTTCGATGTGACTGGCCGAAAGTTGGTCTCGTTGGTGGCGCTGCTGCTTACCGGCGTGCTGTCGATCGCTATTGGCGGCGAGTACGTGGACGAATTGAGCGTGGTGAGTGAGTACCACATGTCGGTGATCTGTGTGCTGTCGCAAGTCTTTCAGTTCTTTGCGGGTTTGTATGCGCCCAGCTCCTCGGTGTATTTGAGTGAAGCCTTCCCGATGTCACTTAAGCCGTACTTCATAGCTGCTTGTTTGACGTTGCAGCAAGTGATACATATTATTGTCATCTGCACGTTCCACTTCAACACCTACTCGATGTATGTGTACACGCTGTTTGTAGGCATACTGATGCTGGTCTTATTTGTGGTCTTCTCATTGACCATGCCGGAGACGCGCAAGACGACGTTGGGTGAGGCGCAGATACGCTTTAGAAAACTCTTGCACCTGAAGTGCTGTTAA
- the LOC105215477 gene encoding uncharacterized protein LOC105215477 isoform X1, with product MAKDTELEMICRNSPPVTQPHGDPFPQRKNQIVYHPTVKQWMALVSGALIFIPGGMSMAFGLGWNLHTHIHTTMQLRYSWFIGFIVGALLAAPLIKCVPKRLFMLLGAFLVIIGGIIFTSVPYNYSAILAARYINGIAIGGTTLAFLVHASEIAATENRGFCLWLEQNSMTIGIVIQVVYSSQWTSQVHFAGDRLHGIIAIIFGVLSICCAHFIVESPIFFIRQCDDARALNCLRQLQRPEHAAPQTLQVLLHQLKTYVVETETVEWRDTLVQSPFLRLLLYRSMVAFGFSLPMNEAMKVANLVVLRDYEWQPIVFVILRVGGTFSSLYMFDVTGRKLVSLVALLLTGVLSIAIGGEYVDELSVVSEYHMSVICVLSQVFQFFAGLYAPSSSVYLSEAFPMSLKPYFIAACLTLQQVIHIIVICTFHFNTYSMYVYTLFVGILMLVLFVVFSLTMPETRKTTLGEAQIRFRKLLHLKCC from the exons atggCCAAGGATACAGAGCTGGAAATGATTTGCCGAAATAGTCCACCCGTTACACAGCCACATGGAGATCCCTTTCCGCAAAGGAAAAATCAAATTGTCTATCATCCAACAGTGAAGCAGTGGATGGCTTTAGTGTCAG GCGCACTAATTTTCATTCCCGGTGGCATGAGTATGGCCTTTGGACTCGGCTGGAatctgcacacacacatacacaccaccATGCAGTTGCGTTACTCCTGGTTTATAGGCTTCATAGTTGGTGCCCTACTGGCAGCACCACTCATCAAATGCGTGCCGAAGCGCCTCTTTATG TTGCTTGGCGCCTTTCTGGTCATCATTGGTGGCATCATCTTCACCAGTGTGCCGTACAACTACAGCGCCATATTGGCAGCGCGCTACATCAACGGCATCGCGATCGGCGGCACAACGCTGGCATTTCTGGTGCACGCCAGCGAAATAGCGGCCACAGAGAACCGCGGCTTCTGCCTCTGGCTGGAGCAGAACAGCATGACAATCGGCATTGTCATACAGGTCGTCTACAGCTCACAATGGACGTCGCAGGTGCACTTCGCCGGCGATCGCTTGCACGGCATTATTGCCATCATTTTCGGCGTGCTGTCCATTTGCTGTGCGCACTTCATTGTGGAGTCGCCGATCTTCTTCATACGACAATGCGATGATGCGCGTGCGCTCAATTGCTTGCGCCAGCTGCAGCGGCCCGAGCACGCCGCACCGCAAACGCTGCAAGTGCTACTACACCAGCTGAAGACCTATGTGGTGGAGACGGAGACGGTGGAGTGGCGCGATACGCTGGTGCAGAGTCCGTTCCTGCGGCTGCTGCTCTATCGCAGCATGGTCGCGTTCGGCTTTTCGCTGCCCATGAACGAGGCGATGAAGGTGGCCAATTTGGTGGTGTTGCGCGATTATGAGTGGCAGCCCATAGTATTCGTCATACTACGCGTGGGCGGCACCTTCTCGTCGCTGTACATGTTCGATGTGACTGGCCGAAAGTTGGTCTCGTTGGTGGCGCTGCTGCTTACCGGCGTGCTGTCGATCGCTATTGGCGGCGAGTACGTGGACGAATTGAGCGTGGTGAGTGAGTACCACATGTCGGTGATCTGTGTGCTGTCGCAAGTCTTTCAGTTCTTTGCGGGTTTGTATGCGCCCAGCTCCTCGGTGTATTTGAGTGAAGCCTTCCCGATGTCACTTAAGCCGTACTTCATAGCTGCTTGTTTGACGTTGCAGCAAGTGATACATATTATTGTCATCTGCACGTTCCACTTCAACACCTACTCGATGTATGTGTACACGCTGTTTGTAGGCATACTGATGCTGGTCTTATTTGTGGTCTTCTCATTGACCATGCCGGAGACGCGCAAGACGACGTTGGGTGAGGCGCAGATACGCTTTAGAAAACTCTTGCACCTGAAGTGCTGTTAA